Within the Devosia lucknowensis genome, the region ATCGCCGGCGGCATCGGCATCACGCCGCTGCTTTCCATGGCCCGCTTCCTGGACAAGTCGAGCCTCAACTATGAGCTGCATTACTTCGTGCGCTCGGGCGAAAGCGCCGCCTTTTCGAGCGAACTCGGCGTGCTGCACGGACGGATCGACAAGCATGTGGGCCTGGCCCGCGACGCCATTCGCGCCAAGGTGCGCGATGTCCTTGGGCCCTACCAGTTTGCCAACCACGTCTACATCTGCGGTCCCGGCGCCATGCTCGAAATGGTGCAGCAGGTGGCGGCGGACCTCGGCTGGCCGGACGAAGCCATCCATTTCGAATATTTCCAGAACGACAAGACGATCGATGCCTCATCGGCCTTCGACGTCGAACTGGCGCGCTCGGCCATGACGCTGCATGTTCCGGCTGGCAAGACCATCCTCGAAACCATGCGCGAAGCGGGCCTCACCGTCCCCTCATCCTGCGAGCAGGGCGCCTGTGGCACCTGTCTGACCGGTGTCATCGAGGGCGAGATCGATCACAAGGACGTCTACCTCAACAAGACCGAGAAAGCCTCGAACACCTGCATGATGACCTGCGTCAGCCGCGCCAAATCCGGCCGCCTCGTTCTGGATATCTAACGATGCGCCGTTTTCTCCGCATCCGGCTTGTCCGCCGGGCAATGACGACCGCTATGAGTGTTCGCTGATGACCATAACCCTTTACGACTTCGAACTCTCCGGCAACTGCTACAAGCTGCGGCTGTTGATGAATATCCTCGGTGTTCCCTACGACATCGTGCCGGTGGACTTCTTTCCTGGTCGCGAGCACAAGGCAGACTGGTTCCTGCGCCTCAATCCCTTCGGCCAGTTGCCGGTGCTCAAGGACAGGGACCTCGTGCTGTCCGATAGTGGCGCCATCCTCGCCTACCTCGCCAAGACCTACGACAGTTCGGGCCAGTGGTTCCCGGATGACCCGGCCATCACCGCCGAAGTGCTGCGCTGGCATGCGGTGGCGGACGACATCACCGCGACATCCTCGGCCGCACGCCTCGCGCTGGGCTACGACTACCCCTTCGACATCGAAAAATCCCAAAAGGGTGCCCACCGCATTTTCAGGATCATGGACGAGCACCTGTGGTTTGGCGAAAAATCCGGGCGGGACTGGCTGTGTGCGCCCGCCCACCCAACCACTGCCGACATCGCCTGCTTTCCTTATGTGATGCTGAGCGAGGAAGGCGGCATCGCGCGCCAGGACTACCCGGCGTTGCGCCGCTGGACCGATAGGGTGCGGCGCGTGCCGGGTTTCACGGTCATGTCGGGAATATTCCCCGCCGGCCGGGCGCTCTAGCCCGGCCCATCGCTTTCACTTGCGATTATGGATCGGCGCGTCCTTCATGGCGATCCAGGCACCGCAGAGAAGCACGGCGCCACCAACCACATGCACGGCAATGGCGAGCGCAAGGTTGGGCTCTGCCGGAACGACGCCAGTGCGCACCAGAGACCCAACGGGACCTGCATCTTGGCCCAGGCCCAGGGAAGCCAGCTGCGCGACGAAAAGGCAGAGGCCACACATCACGCTGCCCCAAAGCAGGCTTCGATAGAATGCAGCGCCGATCGCCAGGCCCGCCGCGCCCCAAAGGAAGTAGGTGAGCCAGCTTTCGAGCAGCACCATCGGCAGAGCCAGGACGTCGGTATAGAGCGTCGGCTGATGCGCCAGCTGCGGCCAGCCGGTGACGCCATAAAGCGGCGCTTCGACCCAGAAGCCCACAGAATAGAAGACGGCCAGGACCAGGGCGAAAATGGCAACGAAGATCGACGCTTCGCCGAAAAAATTGCGACGTGTTTGTCCGTGCGTGACATAAAGCCAGAATTCACGGGCACCGACATGCGCGGCGATCCCCAGGGCGAACCAGTTGCCCAGCTGTTGAGCGATATCCCAGCCGCTGGCCTCGATCGGCCGGAAGAACGAGACGACCACTGTGATCAGCATGATCGAAGCCACCGCTCCACCCGCGACCATGGCCGCAAAGATCGCGTAGTCGCCGATCATGCGGAGCGGCAGATGTGGAAAGCGTCGCGAAACCGTCGGTGTGATGGATGGTGCGCTCATTTCTGCATTCCTTCCGCAGTCAGGTGGACAAACAAATCCTGGAGAGGCAGGGCGCCCACTTCGAGACCCTCGTCCCGGGCGCGTCGCTCAACCTCTTCGGCCTGACCATAAACGGCGACCGACCGCGTCGGCCCGAGAGACTTGGTGGCAAGCACTGTGAGGCCCGACGTCGCGCGGGCTACGGCATCTTCGGGCCCGATCAGCGACAGGCCGCGGCCCTGTATCGTCTCCGCGTCCTCGCGCAGCAGCAGCTTGCCGTCGTGGATGATGATGACATCGGAAAACAGCCGCGCTACTTCCTCGATCAGATGCGTGGAGAGCACGATCAGTCGCGGGTGATCCATGTAGTCGGCAAGCAGCGCCTCGTAGAAGGCATAGCGCGATGGCGCATCGAGGCCGAGATAGACCTCGTCGAAGAGGGTCACGGGTGCCCGTGCCGCGAGCCCGAGAATGCAACCCAGTGCCGAGCGCTGACCGCGCGACAACGATCCAATCCGGCTGCGCGCATCGAGCTTGAACGTGCCCAGCAGACGCTCGGCGCAGGCGCCGTCCCAGAAGGGTCGCATGTCGGACGCGTAGCGAAGTGCTGTGGCGACCGTCTCGCTGTCCTCGACCGTGTCGCCGCCTTCACGGATGAGACAGATCCGCGTCGTTGCTGCCTCGTTTTCGAAGATGGGCTGTCCATCGAGCAAAACGCTGCCACCGCTGGCCTTGCGCAAGCCGGCAATCACCGAAAGCAGCGATGACTTGCCAGACCCGTTGCGGCCGAGCAGGCCGTGAATGCCATCCCCTTGCAACGCGAGCGTCAGTCCGTCGATGGCGACGGTGTTGCCATAGCGGACAGTGAGGTTGTTGATTTGGAGAACTGGGCTCATTTCGGGTCCTTCTCGCTGGTTTTTGGCTGAGTTTGAGCAGCAGCGCGAACGTGTGCCGCAATGTCGTCGAGGGACATGCCCAAGGCCTTAGCTTCGGCGATCATGGGCTCGACATGCTCCTGGAAGAACCGTGCCCGCCGGACGCCGAGAAGCTTTTCCCGTGCGTCGGGGCTGACGAACATGCCGACGCCGCGGCGCTTGTAGAGCAGGCCCTCATCGATCAGGTCCTGAAACGCCTTCGCGGCGGTGGCCGGATTGATGCCGTAAAAGCTCGCATATTGATTGGTGGACATGACCTGCTGATCGGCGCCCAGCGTGCCGGTCACGATATCGGCGCGGATACGGTCCCCTATCTGCCGGTATATCGGAGCGTGATCGCTAAACACCATTGCCTCACTAGTTCATTAGTTCACTAACGAACTATATTAGCACTGAAAGGTTGCCGTCAAGGCCTGGGGCAAAACGTCGGCAGGCGCTGGCACTCGGCCCTTATCCGGGCTATTGGCAGGAAGAACACGAGGAGAAATTCCCATGATCATCGAGCCCAAGATTCGCGGCTTCATCTGCACCACCGCCCATCCGACCGGCTGCGCCACCAATGTGCAGCGCCAGATCGACCATGTGGTGATCAAGGGACCAATCCCTTCGGAAAAAAAGCGCGTGCTGGTGCTGGGCTGCTCGACGGGTTATGGCCTGGCTTCACGCATCGTGACGACATTCGGGAGCGGGGCCGACACCGTCGGCGTCAGCTTCGAGCGCGAGCCGGGCGAGACCAAGCCAGCATCGGCAGGTTGGTACAATAACCGCGCTTTCGAAAACCGTGCGCGTGCGGCCGGGTCCAAGGCCGTGACCATCGAAGGCGACGCATTCTCCAACGAGGTGAAGGCGCAGACCATCGACGCCATCAAGGAAACGCTCGGCCAGGTCGACCTCATCGTCTATTCGCTCGCTTCTCCGGTCCGCACCGATCCGGCTGACGGCGTGACTTATCGCTCTGCCATCAAGCCTTACGGTCAGCAGGTCACATCCAAGACCCTCAACACCGGCACGGGCGAAGTCTCCACCATCTCCGTCGAACCGGCCACCGAAGAAGAGGCCGCCGCTACCGTGAAGGTGATGGGTGGCGAGGATTGGGAACTCTGGATCGCCGCGCTCAGCGACGCCGGCGTCCTCGCCGAGGGTTTCAGTTCGTTGAACTACACCTATCTGGGGAGCGAGCTGACCTGGCCGATTTACCACAAGGGCACGCTGGGCAAGGCCAAGGGCGATCTCGACCGGGCCGCGGCGGCCATCCGTGCAAAGCACGGCGACAACGCCGCGCACGTCGTGGCGCTCAAGGCCGTGGTGACACAAGCCAGCTCGGCCATTCCGGTGGTGCCGCTCTATGGCACGCTGCTGATCAAGGTCGAGGACGAAATGGGGCTGGGCGAAGGCCCGATCCAGCAGATCGACCGGCTGTTCCGCGACAAGCTGCAGGGCACCGTGGTGCTCGACGAAGCCGAGCGCATTCGCGTCGACGACTGGGAGCTGTCCCCCGCCATGCAGGCCGAACTGGCCAAGCGCTGGGAAATTCTCGATACCGAGAACCTGGCCGAACTCGCCGACCTGCCCAAGTATCGCGAGGAGTTCCTAAAACTCTTCGGCTTTGCCGTTGGCGGCGTGGACTATTCCAAGGACGTCGATCCGCGCGTCGTGGATTGAGGATTCACCCCCACCCAGCCTCCCCCTGAAGAAGGGGGAGGTGCAGACCCGCGTCTTTCACAAGCAGCACAGCAAACTCGATGAGTCCCTCCCCCTTCTTCAGGGGAAGGTTAGGTGGGGATGCCGTTCCCAGAACGGTACTCGTGCTCCCCACCCTGCCAGTCGCGCACGGTAAAGCACCCGTCCTGACCAACAATGCTCGCCGCGCCAATATCGGCCTTGCCATGGCCGCCCGGAATGTCGAGCACATAGGTGGGCTGACAAAGCCCTGAAATCCGTCCGCGCAGAGCCGTCACCAAGGCCTGCCCCTGTTCGATGGTCACCCGGAAATGCCCGGTCCCCGGCGCCAGATCGGGGTGATGCAGGTAATAGGGTTTGATGCGGTTCTCGACGAAGCCGCGCATCAGGGCCGCCAGGGTTTCGACATCGTCGTTGACGCCCTTGAGCAACACCGATTGGCTGAGCAGCGCCACACCGCCCTCGAAAAGACGCCTGAATGCCAGCCGCGCGGACGGCGTGAACTCGCGAGGATGATTGGCGTGGACGGCAACATAGGTGGTCTTGCCGCTTGCGGTGAGGGCCGAGACCATGGCGTCGTCGATCCGCTCGGGCTCAACCACGGGCACGCGGGTATGAAAGCGCACGATCCGGACATGCTCGATCCCGGCCAGCCGCTCCATAAGATCACGCAGCCGCCGCGGCGACAGCACCAGCGGATCGCCGCCCGTGAGGATCACTTCCCAGATTTCGGAATGCTCGGCGATATAGCCGATCGCTGCATCGAGCTGCGTGGGTGTCAGCGTGCCCAGGCCCTGGGGGCCCACCATCTCGCGGCGGAAACAGAAACGGCAATAGACCGGGCATACATGGACGGCCTTGAGCAGCACGCGATCGGGGTAACGATGCACGATGCCTTCAACCGGCGCATGCGCGAGGTCCCCGATCGGGTCGGCGCGTTCCTCTGGCGTCGTGATAAGTTCAGCCGCGGTGGGTACGAACTGACGCGCGATGGGGTCATCGGCATCGCTCGGATCGATGAGGGCGAGGATGTCAGGGGTGATGCCGATGGCGTATTTTTCGGCGACGGCGGCGAGGCCGGACTTCTCGGGCACGAGACCGGACGCCTCCAGCTCGGTCACGGTTTTCACCGCACCCCTTGCCGTTGACTGGGGTGAGACGACGTGCCGTTTCATCACCACGCTCATTCCGCCACCGGCGCCCAGAGCACCGCCTCGATCCGTTGCGCCGCGGTCGCCAGCATGACGAGACGATCAAACCCCAGGGCCACGCCACTGGCTTCGGGCATGAAGTCGAGAGCGGCCAGGAAATCGTCGTCCACCGGGTAGCGCTCGCCGTAGATCCGCGCCTTTTCTTCCATTTCGGCCGCAAAGCGCACGCGCTGCTCGGCTGCATCGGTCAACTCGCCGAAGCCGTTGGCGAGCTCGACGCCGCACGCATAGACTTCGAACCGTTCCGACACGCGCGCATCGCCGGGCACGCGGCGCGCCAGGGCCGCCTCGCAGGCCGGGTAGCGATCCAGGACGGTGACGCGGCCATTGCCCAACTGCGGCTCGACCCTGTCCACCAGCACCTGGGTAAAAAGGTAGCTCCAGCGCCGGTCATCGGGAACGCTCATCCCGGCAGCCTGCATCTGCTGGGCCAGCGCTGCATCGTCGGGCACGCCGGAACAGTCCATGGTCGCGAGCAGGTCTATGCCCGCAAAACGCTGGAACGCCTCGGCAACGCTGATGCGGTCGGCCTCGGCGCGCGGATCGCAGACCCGGCCGCGGAATGCGAACTGCGCGACCCCGGTCACGTCAGCAGCAAGGCGGATGATGGCCAGGGTGTCGGCGATGATCGCGTCATAGGGCGCATCGGCTCGATACCACTCGAGCATGGTGAATTCGGGATGGTGCAGCGCCGAACGCTCGCGATTGCGCCAGACATGCTGCAGGCTCGCGATCCGCGTTTCGCCGGCCGCCAGCAGCTTCTTCATCGTGAATTCGGGCGAGGTATGGAAATACATCGCCTGCCCGATCCCATCATTGCCGATCATGCTGGTGCCGAAGGCATGCAGGTGCGTCTCGTTGCCCGGGGAGCGCTGCAGGCCAGGCGGGTCGACGACCAGGAAATCGCGCTCGGCCAGCCAGTTGCGCACGGCCGCATCGATGCGCGACCGCGCCAGCAACGCGGGCCGGCGATCGGCATGGCGATCGGGATGCCACCAGGGCGATGTTTCAGCAGCGCTCATAACAGGGTTTCTTGCCGTCCGGTCTGGCGAAAGGGCGCGGAATATTGTATCGGGCGCACCACACTACGGAATTTCGGCGCCCGGACGGCCCTGCCTCTAGACCGCGCCAGTGATTGGAACAAGGAAGAATTATGGTCAAGGTCATCGCCTCGTCCCTGCGCAAGGGCCATGTGGTCGAGCAGGACGGCAATCTGCACGTGGTGCTCACCGCCGAAAACGTGCATCCCGGCAAGGGCAATTCGGTGACCAACGTCACCATGCGCCGCATTTCCGACGGCGTGAAGGTGATCGGCCGCTGGCGCACCGTGGAAATGGTCGAGAAGGCTGACGTCGACGATCGCGTCTACGACTATCTCTATTCCGACGGCGAAGGCCACCACTTCATGGAGCCCGAGACCTACGAGCAGCTCGTGGTGGGCGACGACGTCATCGGCGACCAGAAGGCCTATCTTTCCGATGGCATGAAGGTGCACCTGATGACCCATGAGGGCATTGCCCTTTCCATGGAACTGCCCCAGCGCATGACCTTCGAGATCACCGAGACCGAACCGGTCGTGAAGGGCCAGACGGCGTCGTCGTCCTACAAGCCTGCCACGCTCAACAACGGCCTGCGCGTCATGGTGCCGCCGCATATCGACGCCGGCACGCGCATCGTCATCCTCACTGAAGACAATTCCTACGTGGAACGCGCCAAGGACTGAGGCGCCCAGCGCCACGTGCACTCCAAAGCAAACGGGCCCTTTCGGGCCCGTTTTTCATTCGTCACCAAGATCACGCTCGGCCTCGGTCCAGAACAACTCTGCCTGGTCGGGCGGCGCACCGCCCGCCAGCCACCGGTCATAGGCGCGCTGACGCAACAACATGTCCTTCGCGCGCAGCCAATAGGCCGTGGCGTTGCCCTCCGGGCGTCCGTCCTGCTCCCAAAGGAAGTAGGCGGTTTGCCGAATCTGCTCGGCAACGACAGTGTTCTTCTGCATCGGCGACGCGATCTGATCTCGGTTAGGCCGCAGCCTTGACGTTGGCGGAACTCTTGGCGAGTTGGCTCAGCTTCTGGTCGGTCGCTTCTTCTTCCTTGAGCGTTTCAAGGAGAAGATTCAGCGCTTCGGTATGGCCGAGCTGCTTGGCCCAGGTGGCCAGCGTGCCGTAACGGGCGATCTCGTAGTGCTCGACGGCCTGCGCCGCGGACACGAGACCGGCGTCGAGGGCTGCGGTACCCTTGTACTCGTCCATGATTTCCTTGCCTTCCTCGATAATGCCGAGGATGGCGTCGCAGGTCTTGCCGCGAGCCGGCTTGCCGAGGAGTTCAAAAATCTGCTGCAGGCGTTCGACCTGACCTTCGGTCTCGGCCTGGTGCTGTTCGAACCCGGCTTTCAGCTCGGGCGATGTGGCGGCCTTGGCCATCTTGGGGAGGGCTTTGAGGATCTGACGCTCGGCGTAATAGATGTCCTTGAGCGTATCGAGAAACAGGTCGTCGAGTTGCTTTTCAGCCATTTGTCTTCAGCTCCAGTTCTGAATTGGATGATGACGCTGGCCGGGCAACGGCGGGCCGGAACCGAAGTTCCAGCCCGCAACGATCATTTAACGATGGCTAGGGCCGAAACCGCTCGGCGAGCCACACCATCTGCCGCCGGTCCTGGAAAGTCTGGCCGCCTTCGTGGTTGTTGAATTCATACTCGACCATGGTCTTGTCGCTGCCAGCGAAGGCCCTGAAGGCGCCATAGACCGTCGAGGGTGGGCAGACGTCGTCCATGAGCGCGACCGAAAAAAGCGCGGCCGCCCGGCTCTGGCGGGCAAAATTGACGCCATCGAAATACCGCAGGGTTTCGAACACGACGTCCGCCTTGTCGCGGTGCTGAGCAAGGTAGCGGACGATCTCGCCGTAGGGATCGCGCCCGGCCGTACGCACGCCCCGTGGAAAATCGCAGAGGAACGGCACGTCGGGCATGACCGCCTTGACCCGGTCGTCGACCCCGGCCACGGCCAGCGCGATGCCGCCGCCCTGCGAGCCACCGCACACGGCAATGCGCTCAGGATCGATGAAATCCTGTGCCACAAGGGCATCGACTGCCCTGACACCATCGGTGAAGAGGCGCCGGTAGTAGTAGTCCTGCTTGTCGAGCACGCCCTTGGTCATGACGCCGGGGATCTGACCGTTCGAGCCGACCGGATCAGGCGTTGCCCCCGTGCTCCAGCCACTGCCCTGCCCGCGCGTGTCCATCCGGAAATAGGCAAAGCCCGACGCCGCCCAGTGCAGGAGTTCGTGCGGAAACCCGCGACCGCCGCCATAACCGACATATTGGACGACAAGCGGCAGCCTGCCCTCGCGCGCCTTGGGCAACACCAGCCAGCCCTTGACCGGATGGCCGCCGAAGCCGGGAAAGGTGACATCGAAGACCTCGACCAGCTTCAGCGTCGTATCGGCCGGCACCATGCTGACTGTTCCGCCGATCGTCCGCGCCTCGGCAATCGTCGCCTGCCAGAATGCGGCGAAATCGGCCGGCATGGTCACCGCGCTCTCGTAAGCGCCGAGGGCAGGATGGACGAGATCGGGAAATGGCATGACGGATATCCGGAACTGGAAAGAAAGGCGGCGGCAGATTGCACCTGCCGCCGCTTCGTATCCAGTGCGCCGGGTTCGTTACGCACATGCCTTTGATAGACGCCTGATGTCAGCCAGCGACGGTGTCGCGGAAGTGCGCCAGCACCTTGTCGCCCTCAACCGCCGTACAGATGGTCTGCACCGGTCGTCCCGCCCATGCGGGGTGTCCGCCCTTGCGCTCAACCGGCATCTGAATGGTCTGCCCCACGGCGATGCCGTCGCGCACCACCACGATCGGACCGCGGCGCGTTTCGAACCATTCGGGATGAAGCGCATAGGTGACGGCGAGGAGGTCATGGCCCACGACGCCGGAAAGCCCCATGATTTCCTTGTAGAAGCGCGCGTAGTGGTCGCACATCTGGCGCAGCAGTTCGGCATTCTCGCCGGCATCGCGCGACAGGGCGGCGAGATAGTCGGTATCGAGGATGATGTCATGTGTGACATCGAGGCCGACTACCACGACCGGCCACTCGGCAGCGAAAATTTCGTCCGCAGCCACCGGATCGCCATGGATGTTGGCTTCGGCCGCCGGCGTGATATTGCCGCTGCGCCCCTGGTAGCCGAATGCGCCGCCCATGATGATGACCTGCTTGGTCAGCCTGGCGACTTCCGGGTCCGCTCGCAGCGCCAACGCCAGATTGGTCATGCGACCGACAGCAATGATTGTCACTTCGCCCGGATGCGCACGAACCGTATCAATGATGAACTGGCTGGCTTCGCCGTCCGCGAGCCCGCTCTGGTCGACATCGGGAATCTCGATCTCGCCCAGGCCGTTGAGACCGTGGACGATGACGGGCTCGGCCTTCTCGACACCATCGAGCGTCTTGCCGGCGCCGCGCACGACAGGGGCGGAAATGCCGAATTTCTGGCGCAGGAACAGCGCATTGCGCGTGGTCGTGTCGAGACTGGCATTGCCGACCACGGTGGTGATGCCGAGAAGCTCGATCTGTGGCAGCTTGCTCAGGTAGAGCAGCGCCATGGCGTCGTCGATGCCGGGATCGGTGTCAAAGATAACTTTCATTGTTCTTGCTTTTCTCTTGTGTCGTCGCTTGACCCGGGTGTGTATCACGAAGCGGCTTGACTATGAACCATTTTTGACCAAACGATCAAAAATACGGATGTTGGGCTTCGGGAGGGTCGATATGCGGTTTGGCTATAAGGCATCGGCGGAGCAATTTGCACCCAATGACCTGCTGCGCTTTGCGGTCGAGGCAGAACAGGCCGGCTTCGACAGCGTCTGGGTTTCGGACCATTTCCAGCCCTGGAAGCACACCGATGGACATGCGCCCTTTGCACCCGGCTGGATGTCCGCCGTGCTGGCCCGCACCGAAAGCATCATTCTCGGCACCTCGGTGCTGACGCCGACCTTCAGGCTCCACCCGACCGTCGTCGCCCACGCCTTCGGCACCATGGGCGCCATGTTCCCGGGCCGCGTCATCCTCGGCGTCGGCACCGGCGAAGGCCTCAACGAGGTGCCCGCGACGGGTATCGAATGGCCCGAACTCAAAGAACGTTCGGCCCGCCTGCGCGAGGCCGTCCGGCTGATCCGCCAACTCTGGACCGAGGATCGCGTCAGCTTCGAGGGCGACTTCTACAAGACCGTAAACGCCACCATCTACGATAAGCCGGCCGAGCCGCTACCGATCTATATCGCGGCCGGCGGCCCGCTCAACGCAAAATATGCCGGTCGGGCCGGTGATGGCTTCATCTGTACTTCGGGCAAGGGAGCCGATCTCTACACCAAGGAATTGCTGCCCAATGTCGAGGCAGGCCGCGCCGAAAGCGCTCTCAGGAACAAGCCCTTCGAGCGCATGATCGAGGTCAAGGTATCCTTCGATACCGACCCGGAGCGTGCCCTCAACGACACGCGCAACTGGGCGGCACTGTCGCTCTCGGCAGAGGAAAAACACTCGGTGAAGGACCCCGAGGAGATGGAACGCCTGGCGGATGCCCTGCCGATCGAGCGCGTCGCCAAGCGCTGGATCGTATCGTCGGATCCGGACGAGCATATCGCGGCCATCAAGACCTACATGGACTACGGCTTTGACCATCTGGTCTTCCATGCCCCCGGCACCGACCAGAGCCGCTTCC harbors:
- a CDS encoding glutathione S-transferase family protein — its product is MTITLYDFELSGNCYKLRLLMNILGVPYDIVPVDFFPGREHKADWFLRLNPFGQLPVLKDRDLVLSDSGAILAYLAKTYDSSGQWFPDDPAITAEVLRWHAVADDITATSSAARLALGYDYPFDIEKSQKGAHRIFRIMDEHLWFGEKSGRDWLCAPAHPTTADIACFPYVMLSEEGGIARQDYPALRRWTDRVRRVPGFTVMSGIFPAGRAL
- a CDS encoding ATP-binding cassette domain-containing protein — its product is MSPVLQINNLTVRYGNTVAIDGLTLALQGDGIHGLLGRNGSGKSSLLSVIAGLRKASGGSVLLDGQPIFENEAATTRICLIREGGDTVEDSETVATALRYASDMRPFWDGACAERLLGTFKLDARSRIGSLSRGQRSALGCILGLAARAPVTLFDEVYLGLDAPSRYAFYEALLADYMDHPRLIVLSTHLIEEVARLFSDVIIIHDGKLLLREDAETIQGRGLSLIGPEDAVARATSGLTVLATKSLGPTRSVAVYGQAEEVERRARDEGLEVGALPLQDLFVHLTAEGMQK
- a CDS encoding GntR family transcriptional regulator: MFSDHAPIYRQIGDRIRADIVTGTLGADQQVMSTNQYASFYGINPATAAKAFQDLIDEGLLYKRRGVGMFVSPDAREKLLGVRRARFFQEHVEPMIAEAKALGMSLDDIAAHVRAAAQTQPKTSEKDPK
- the fabV gene encoding enoyl-ACP reductase FabV encodes the protein MIIEPKIRGFICTTAHPTGCATNVQRQIDHVVIKGPIPSEKKRVLVLGCSTGYGLASRIVTTFGSGADTVGVSFEREPGETKPASAGWYNNRAFENRARAAGSKAVTIEGDAFSNEVKAQTIDAIKETLGQVDLIVYSLASPVRTDPADGVTYRSAIKPYGQQVTSKTLNTGTGEVSTISVEPATEEEAAATVKVMGGEDWELWIAALSDAGVLAEGFSSLNYTYLGSELTWPIYHKGTLGKAKGDLDRAAAAIRAKHGDNAAHVVALKAVVTQASSAIPVVPLYGTLLIKVEDEMGLGEGPIQQIDRLFRDKLQGTVVLDEAERIRVDDWELSPAMQAELAKRWEILDTENLAELADLPKYREEFLKLFGFAVGGVDYSKDVDPRVVD
- a CDS encoding lysine-2,3-aminomutase-like protein translates to MKRHVVSPQSTARGAVKTVTELEASGLVPEKSGLAAVAEKYAIGITPDILALIDPSDADDPIARQFVPTAAELITTPEERADPIGDLAHAPVEGIVHRYPDRVLLKAVHVCPVYCRFCFRREMVGPQGLGTLTPTQLDAAIGYIAEHSEIWEVILTGGDPLVLSPRRLRDLMERLAGIEHVRIVRFHTRVPVVEPERIDDAMVSALTASGKTTYVAVHANHPREFTPSARLAFRRLFEGGVALLSQSVLLKGVNDDVETLAALMRGFVENRIKPYYLHHPDLAPGTGHFRVTIEQGQALVTALRGRISGLCQPTYVLDIPGGHGKADIGAASIVGQDGCFTVRDWQGGEHEYRSGNGIPT
- the epmA gene encoding EF-P lysine aminoacylase EpmA — encoded protein: MSAAETSPWWHPDRHADRRPALLARSRIDAAVRNWLAERDFLVVDPPGLQRSPGNETHLHAFGTSMIGNDGIGQAMYFHTSPEFTMKKLLAAGETRIASLQHVWRNRERSALHHPEFTMLEWYRADAPYDAIIADTLAIIRLAADVTGVAQFAFRGRVCDPRAEADRISVAEAFQRFAGIDLLATMDCSGVPDDAALAQQMQAAGMSVPDDRRWSYLFTQVLVDRVEPQLGNGRVTVLDRYPACEAALARRVPGDARVSERFEVYACGVELANGFGELTDAAEQRVRFAAEMEEKARIYGERYPVDDDFLAALDFMPEASGVALGFDRLVMLATAAQRIEAVLWAPVAE
- the efp gene encoding elongation factor P; its protein translation is MVKVIASSLRKGHVVEQDGNLHVVLTAENVHPGKGNSVTNVTMRRISDGVKVIGRWRTVEMVEKADVDDRVYDYLYSDGEGHHFMEPETYEQLVVGDDVIGDQKAYLSDGMKVHLMTHEGIALSMELPQRMTFEITETEPVVKGQTASSSYKPATLNNGLRVMVPPHIDAGTRIVILTEDNSYVERAKD
- a CDS encoding DUF2934 domain-containing protein translates to MQKNTVVAEQIRQTAYFLWEQDGRPEGNATAYWLRAKDMLLRQRAYDRWLAGGAPPDQAELFWTEAERDLGDE
- a CDS encoding ferritin-like domain-containing protein, whose protein sequence is MAEKQLDDLFLDTLKDIYYAERQILKALPKMAKAATSPELKAGFEQHQAETEGQVERLQQIFELLGKPARGKTCDAILGIIEEGKEIMDEYKGTAALDAGLVSAAQAVEHYEIARYGTLATWAKQLGHTEALNLLLETLKEEEATDQKLSQLAKSSANVKAAA
- a CDS encoding acetylxylan esterase yields the protein MPFPDLVHPALGAYESAVTMPADFAAFWQATIAEARTIGGTVSMVPADTTLKLVEVFDVTFPGFGGHPVKGWLVLPKAREGRLPLVVQYVGYGGGRGFPHELLHWAASGFAYFRMDTRGQGSGWSTGATPDPVGSNGQIPGVMTKGVLDKQDYYYRRLFTDGVRAVDALVAQDFIDPERIAVCGGSQGGGIALAVAGVDDRVKAVMPDVPFLCDFPRGVRTAGRDPYGEIVRYLAQHRDKADVVFETLRYFDGVNFARQSRAAALFSVALMDDVCPPSTVYGAFRAFAGSDKTMVEYEFNNHEGGQTFQDRRQMVWLAERFRP
- a CDS encoding nucleoside hydrolase — its product is MKVIFDTDPGIDDAMALLYLSKLPQIELLGITTVVGNASLDTTTRNALFLRQKFGISAPVVRGAGKTLDGVEKAEPVIVHGLNGLGEIEIPDVDQSGLADGEASQFIIDTVRAHPGEVTIIAVGRMTNLALALRADPEVARLTKQVIIMGGAFGYQGRSGNITPAAEANIHGDPVAADEIFAAEWPVVVVGLDVTHDIILDTDYLAALSRDAGENAELLRQMCDHYARFYKEIMGLSGVVGHDLLAVTYALHPEWFETRRGPIVVVRDGIAVGQTIQMPVERKGGHPAWAGRPVQTICTAVEGDKVLAHFRDTVAG
- the fgd gene encoding glucose-6-phosphate dehydrogenase (coenzyme-F420), whose amino-acid sequence is MRFGYKASAEQFAPNDLLRFAVEAEQAGFDSVWVSDHFQPWKHTDGHAPFAPGWMSAVLARTESIILGTSVLTPTFRLHPTVVAHAFGTMGAMFPGRVILGVGTGEGLNEVPATGIEWPELKERSARLREAVRLIRQLWTEDRVSFEGDFYKTVNATIYDKPAEPLPIYIAAGGPLNAKYAGRAGDGFICTSGKGADLYTKELLPNVEAGRAESALRNKPFERMIEVKVSFDTDPERALNDTRNWAALSLSAEEKHSVKDPEEMERLADALPIERVAKRWIVSSDPDEHIAAIKTYMDYGFDHLVFHAPGTDQSRFLALYAKEILPRLRRMVA